AATCAGGACTCATTCATCAAAGCATTTGATATCAAACCAGGAGATAAAATGTATAAAGCTCCTGAAGACAGAATAAAAATTTGGTAGTATTACCAAAAATTGTTAGAAAAGAAAGAATCCGTCTCCATTATATGTGAGGCGGATTCTCCTTTTAATATGCTTTCTTATAATTCCGGATCACAAAATTTATTCCGGTTTCTATAATATCTCCCATGGTTTTGCAATACTTGAAATTGACATCATAGGTGAGTTTTTGCAAAGCTGTTCTTAGCTCTATAACATTGGCTTCCGGAGCAATATTTTCTTTTTTCATAATAGAAATGAGTTCATCAAATCTGTTTTTACTGCTGGTCACCCTTTTTACAATTTGTGAACGGACTTCTTTCCGATACTGTTCTATAGAATTAGGCTTCAGTTTTTCCAGTACCATAGTAACCATCGGGTTGTTTTCTTTAAAATACTGCGGAAGATAAACTTTCAAATTCCCTTCATAGCTCTGCTGATCAAAATCGATGGGGCGAATTCTGTAAATAACCTGATCAAAGTCGTGTATAGGAATAATAACATAATTATAAGAACGCATGTCACCCAGTAATCCAATAAGACAGCGCTCATTGAATTTTACAAATTCCTTGGAAATTTGTGCCTTTTCCAATTCTGTACAGTTAGATATATGTTTCTGAATAAATACATCTCCTGGAATTCCTAAAATATGTTCTTCTATTAAGGTGTTTTTGTAAATTAAAAAATTAATTCGGTTGGGAGAAAGCAGGTCTTCAAGCTCCAGTCCATAGATACGGGAAGCATCCGCCTGTTTAATGTAAAAATTAGTATAATTATCGTTCAGGATATTTCTTACCCGAATTCTAAAAGGCTTAGAGTTTCCGAAAGTACAAAAGTCGATGGTATCCACTTTCAGATATGGTAAAGTAGCTTCATCCCCGTCAGAATGAAGGAGAGTATAAATCTTATTTAAATTAGCCTCAATTTCTTTAAACTCATATTCAGAATACAATACACCGAGCCACAAAGTATCTTTGCCTTCCTTATCCAGAATATTTACGCTATCACTGAATCTTAGCAGATCTTCATATAAAAACTGAATCTTGGTGGTTCTGTTATGCTTTTCCAAATACTGCTCTAATGCATCCGAAACAGGATATATCGGTTTTCTAAACGCAATCTTCACATCTTTCATTACTCTGTTTACTTTTATTTAAATATAAAGAATATTTTTTCCTCACTTCAGAAGAATTCCTATTTTAACACCTGTTTGATATTTTTTCTCAATGCAAAATGCATCATGATTTTATTTTATTTCACTTTGGTTTATTTTTATTTATTTTTTCATAGCTTAGTGACATCATAAGAATTTGATTTTATGTTAAATAAGTGTAGTTAAATTTAAATAATTCAAGAAAAATCTTGACAAAATTTTGTATGTTACAGTTTTTTTTTAAATTTAAACATTGGATTGGTAATTTATTTGATACGTCTGTAAATTACTCAAAAACAGATCCAAACCAAAATAGTAAATCTCAAAATAATAATAATATGGCAATGTTTAATTATGGTGTTGGCGGAAACGAAGTAAAAGTAGACGCTAATGAAGCTATTCAGGAAATACAGGAAAATAAATCACTGATAGTAAGCCAGCTTACAACAGAAGAATCTTATACCCCTGAAATTGTAACAGGATTAAAAACAGTGGAAGACGTCTTCAAACATTTTCAGCCTTCTGTATCAGTACAGCATGAAACAGAAGATGGAGGAACAATTGAAGAAGAATTCCGTTTTCAAAATCTTGGAGACTTTACTCCCAAAAGCCTTACTCAGAAATCAGACTATCTACAGCAACTGAGCATGGAGCAGGAGCAGTACAACAAAATTGTACGCCAACTGAAAACAAATAAAATTCTACGCAATATGCTGGAGAACGATCAGACAAGAGCTGCGTTCATAGAAGTATTGAAAGATGTGGCACAAGAACTTGAAAAATAATTAAAGACTTTACATTAAATCATGGATAGCAAATTACAGGCGCAGGAAAGCCAGCAGCAGGATCAACAACAACACTCAGGACAACCGAAAGGTAATCCGCTTGCGGAACTCAATAAAATGGGAGGTTTTGGCTTTGTTGAATCCGTTGTAGACGGCATCGCCAATATGAACCCAACAAGAAAAGCTAGGAAAGAAATCTTTCTTAACGACGGAAATAAAGCAGAAGAAAGAAAAGAGCTTCTTCAAAAGATTGCCCTTTGGGTAAGCCTTTTAGAAGGAAGTGAATCTGCAGATAAAATGGCTGAAACGTGCAAAACAAAAGCACAGCAAGCTGATCAGAACCTAAAGAAAAACCTTAAAAATACACTGGACGCAGTTCGTTTGTTAGAAACAAACTACAGAACAGTAGCTCAATTCTACAAAAATACAGAATTGGACAAAGTGGATAACGTAAGTATCGTTAACGCAAGCATCGATCAGGTTTCGGATTTAGATAATCCTTTATTCATTGATGCTATTTCTGAAGAATTTAAAAACTACTACGACCGTTTAGACCTTAGAGATAACTATTCTATCCTTGCCATTCCTGGATATTTAGGATCCAATAAGGTAATTGAGAAATGGGCAAAAATCTGTAACGAGAATAAAGTGATGATGGTTACAGACTTCGCTAACCTTGATAAACCGGATGATGTAGTAGACTTATTCCATTCTGCGAACCTTACAGGAGGTGAACTTCACAGAAGTAACGTTATTATGACGTGTAACTGGCTTGTAGGACGTGGAAAAGCTGAAGAAGTAGGTGAAGAAGAAAACGTAGAACTTCCACCTTCCACTTCATTGGCAGGAAAAATCCATAAGACACTGATGTCTCAGGTAGCAGCAGGTAAAAAGCATGGTAATATCAACGAAGTAGACGCTGTAAAATTCGAATTGAAGAAAAGTGAAATTTCTCAGTTAGAAAAAATGGGTCTTGTTCCAATGGTTAACGAATATGGAAAAATTATGGCTTTCTCTGCAAAGACATTATTTACAGGAGACAATATCGGTCTTCAAACCTATTCCGTAGTTCGTGTATTCGACTATGTAACTAAAGTATTACTAGACTTCCTGAACAGAAGAGCTTTTGAAAACTGGAATGCTAAAAACGAAGACGATTTAAGACGACAAATTGTAACGTTCCTTGATAACATCAAAGGACCGGACAAGTTGATCGAGAAATTCAAAATTGTACGTTTCGAGCAGGATAGAGTAAACAAAGACAGAGTATGGCTTGATATCCGTATGACTCCTTATTTCCCAACAAAAAGTTTCGTTATTAAACTAGACGGACATAAAGGGGATGACGGTAACGAATGGGATGCAGAATACTCTCAGGAATAAGAAAACTTATTTTAAATAATAAAAACCGATGCAATTTTACATCGGTTTTTTTCTACCAATATCTATGAAATTTAATATGAATAAAAAGCTTATCATCGGTTTGCCTGCTTTATTAATGGTGTTTTTGGTAAGTTGTGAAAAAAAATACCAAAGTCCGGCCCAATACGAAGAAGACCTTTTTGCAGATGAACGCCAAGAGGGAAAAGCCTATATCATGGACGAAGAAGAATGTTTTGATGGCAGTGAACTTGTTATTTCAAGTGCAAATGTAAAGCTGGCAGACAGTTCAAAAGGACGCGGAAAGTCATTTTTCATTTATAAGGTCAGATCCGGAAAGGTTTTGAAGACCGTAAGGGATTCTACCTTAGAATTTCCCATGGAGTTCCTTTCTCCTTACAGACTAAAGCTGAAAAATGATTCCATGTACATTTATCTAAAAAACCTTGAGGGATATCGCTTAATTGCAAAAGACAGAAACCTTAAATACCAATGGTTAAAAGCAGCACCGGTATATTCTGTGAAGAAAAAATAAAATAAACCTATCTTTGTAACGCTGAAATAATGTTCAGATGTGAAGAGAAAATAATCTCTTCATGATTTAAATAGATTGGTTTTTGGAAAAGAATAATACAGGCTCAGATTTTCTTCATGTAGGAAACAGGCTTTTGGAGTGGTATCGGAATAATGCAAGAGATCTGCCTTTCAGACAGACGAAAGATCCTTATAAAATATGGATTTGTGAAATTGTATTTCAACAGACAAGAATCAATCAAGGGCTAAACCATTATAATAATTTCATTAAAAGATTTCCGGATGTAAAAACCTTGGCAGAAGCTGAGGAAAATGAAGTTTTACTTTACTGGAAAGGATTAGGTTATTACTCCAGGGCGATCAATATCCATAAGGCTGCCCAGCAGATCATGAATGATTACCAGGGTGTATTTCCTGCTCAGTATGAAGAGATTTTAAAACTAAAAGGAGTAGGGAAGTATACAGCGGCTGCAGTTTCAAGTATCTGTTTCGGTGGAAGAATGCCGGCTGTTGACGGAAATTTTTACCGTGTATTGAGCCGTTTCTTTGCAGACGATTTTGATATCTCAAACTCAAGGGCTTTTACTTATTTCTCGGAATTGGCCGCGTTGGTAATGCCGGAAAATGTAGGCGACTTCAATCAGGCAATGATGGATATTGGCTCCGAAATCTGTAAACCAAAGAACCCTCTTTGTGGAGAATGCCCGATTAATGAAGATTGTATTGCGTTTTCCCTGCAAAAAATATCAGATTATCCTGTAAAAACAAAAAAGGTAAAGGCAGAAGATCTGGCTTTGACGTATTATTTTGTCCACAGAAATGAACAGTTTCTGATACGTCAGCGAGGTGATGATTTTATCTGGAAAAAATTATTTGAGTTTCCGTCATCTATTTCAGAAGAAATGGAACCTTTTATTACTAATTCAAAAACGATTACCCATAAGCTGACTCACAAAAACGTAAGCATTGAAATATTTAATGTTAATGTGACTTCAGAAACGCTTTGGAATGACTTTATTGCTGAAAATCAATATGAAATTACAGATATTCAGGGTTCCCATGAAAAATCCTTTCCGAAGCCTTTGGAAAATTACATCCAAAACTCATTGAAAGACTGAAATTTGTCTTCCGAAATCTAAAATCTAATTTGTACTTTTGCAAAATGATAAAAAAGGTCATTTTTATTTTTGTATCACTGCTTTTAATTTCATGTGGAAAAGATCCGGTTCCAAAACCTTACGGAGAACTGCGTCTGGAATATCCGGCACCGAAATATCAGAAGTTTGAAAACAACTGTGCCTATACATTTGAATATTCGGATTTTGCTAATATTACAGCAGCTAAAAAGCCTTGCTGGTATTATTTGAATTATCCTAAGATGAAGGCAAAGATTTTCGTAACCTATTATCCGATACAAAATGACTTTGCAGAACATATTAAGGAAGCCGAAAAAATGGTTTACGAACATACCATTAAAGCAAG
This genomic interval from Chryseobacterium joostei contains the following:
- a CDS encoding type VI secretion system contractile sheath small subunit, coding for MAMFNYGVGGNEVKVDANEAIQEIQENKSLIVSQLTTEESYTPEIVTGLKTVEDVFKHFQPSVSVQHETEDGGTIEEEFRFQNLGDFTPKSLTQKSDYLQQLSMEQEQYNKIVRQLKTNKILRNMLENDQTRAAFIEVLKDVAQELEK
- a CDS encoding DUF5458 family protein → MDSKLQAQESQQQDQQQHSGQPKGNPLAELNKMGGFGFVESVVDGIANMNPTRKARKEIFLNDGNKAEERKELLQKIALWVSLLEGSESADKMAETCKTKAQQADQNLKKNLKNTLDAVRLLETNYRTVAQFYKNTELDKVDNVSIVNASIDQVSDLDNPLFIDAISEEFKNYYDRLDLRDNYSILAIPGYLGSNKVIEKWAKICNENKVMMVTDFANLDKPDDVVDLFHSANLTGGELHRSNVIMTCNWLVGRGKAEEVGEEENVELPPSTSLAGKIHKTLMSQVAAGKKHGNINEVDAVKFELKKSEISQLEKMGLVPMVNEYGKIMAFSAKTLFTGDNIGLQTYSVVRVFDYVTKVLLDFLNRRAFENWNAKNEDDLRRQIVTFLDNIKGPDKLIEKFKIVRFEQDRVNKDRVWLDIRMTPYFPTKSFVIKLDGHKGDDGNEWDAEYSQE
- the mutY gene encoding A/G-specific adenine glycosylase, which encodes MEKNNTGSDFLHVGNRLLEWYRNNARDLPFRQTKDPYKIWICEIVFQQTRINQGLNHYNNFIKRFPDVKTLAEAEENEVLLYWKGLGYYSRAINIHKAAQQIMNDYQGVFPAQYEEILKLKGVGKYTAAAVSSICFGGRMPAVDGNFYRVLSRFFADDFDISNSRAFTYFSELAALVMPENVGDFNQAMMDIGSEICKPKNPLCGECPINEDCIAFSLQKISDYPVKTKKVKAEDLALTYYFVHRNEQFLIRQRGDDFIWKKLFEFPSSISEEMEPFITNSKTITHKLTHKNVSIEIFNVNVTSETLWNDFIAENQYEITDIQGSHEKSFPKPLENYIQNSLKD
- the gldD gene encoding gliding motility lipoprotein GldD, which encodes MIKKVIFIFVSLLLISCGKDPVPKPYGELRLEYPAPKYQKFENNCAYTFEYSDFANITAAKKPCWYYLNYPKMKAKIFVTYYPIQNDFAEHIKEAEKMVYEHTIKASSIDTKSFEYPEKKVYGNFYELKGQSASNLQFYITDSTKHFVTAYLYFNTRPKPDSLAPAVNYIKNDMKHLLDSFEWKK